From the genome of Argentina anserina chromosome 4, drPotAnse1.1, whole genome shotgun sequence, one region includes:
- the LOC126792937 gene encoding uncharacterized protein At2g02148 — protein sequence MGSRVPLQHYNMRSPPPPNSFIAGSPLHHDLNNAVVVDSRSSAKLESIVAADAVDDGVLDNDDDSSAVVSDCIHESFSNSLPIHGVGVDDERSSLDNDGSSSSRATYDILCLQDVSPIESSRARFLQLVVDHFISEHVIEAIDSEVSGGGDYSAQSGQDKLSKRKLGEVQLEGDPRFALPLMYIANMYETLVNDVDNRLASLGGFREKTIGVALEAAGGLYRLLAKKFPKKGPYSFKRRELATSLETRTRFPELVVQEEKRVRFVVVNGLDIVEKPNSLPIDEAEWFIRLTGRNEVAVSAQDFKFYSPRHKYRRVPSNSSPNILGLPSYPAPDNSSMLAAAQGFRSVNEPQNQQETPSKHHHMQPLSLQSQFQTVHQNHHQPMHQNQHAVHYSQNHECGPTSHLSDIPHHAHHSSTISQHMACLQHVGGRLHVLPSNPAKFCDECGTQYLRETSKFCSECGVKRLGI from the exons atggGGAGTAGGGTTCCGTTGCAGCACTACAACATGAGATCGCCGCCGCCGCCCAATTCCTTCATCGCCGGCAGCCCTCTCCACCACGACCTCAACAACGCCGTCGTCGTCGACTCCCGCTCCTCCGCCAAGCTCGAATCCATCGTCGCCGCGGACGCAGTCGACGACGGCGTCCTCGACAACGACGACGACTCCAGCGCCGTCGTCAGCGACTGCATCCACGAGTCCTTCTCCAACTCTCTCCCGATTCACGGCGTCGGCGTGGACGACGAGCGGTCTAGTCTCGACAACGACGGGTCGTCTAGCTCCAGAGCTACATACGACATTCTATGCCTCCAAG ATGTGTCACCGATTGAGTCATCTAGGGCGAGGTTTCTGCAACTTGTGGTGGATCATTTTATAAGTGAACATGTGATCGAAGCGATTGATAGTGAGGTTAGTGGTGGCGGTGATTACAGTGCTCAGTCCGGGCAAGATAAGCTTAGTAAGAGGAAGCTTGGGGAGGTACAGCTTGAAGGAGACCCGAGGTTCGCATTGCCGTTGATGTATATTGCAAATATGTACGAAACTCTTGTTAATGATGTGGACAATAGGCTTGCTTCCTTGGGTGGATTTCGCGAAAAGACTATTGGTGTTGCTCTTGAAGCAGCTGGTGGTTTGTATAGATTGCTGGCTAAGAAATTTCCCAAGAAAG GACCGTATTCGTTTAAGAGAAGAGAATTGGCCACTTCCCTTGAAACTAGGACAAGATTTCCAGAGTTGGTTGTACAAGAAGAGAAGCGTGTCCGATTTGTGGTAGTAAATGGTTTGGATATTGTTGAGAAACCAAATAGCCTACCTATTGATGAAGCTGAGTG GTTCATAAGATTGACTGGTCGGAATGAAGTGGCTGTCTCTGCTCAAGACTTTAAGTTCTACTCTCCAAGACACAAGTATAGGCGTGTTCCATCAAACTCTTCTCCTAACATACTCGGTTTACCT tcGTATCCTGCACCTGACAATTCTTCTATGTTGGCTGCTGCCCAAGGATTCCGCTCTGTAAATGAA CCACAGAATCAACAGGAGACTCCATCCAAGCATCATCATATGCAACCTCTGTCACTTCAATCTCAGTTTCAAACTGTTCATCAAAACCATCACCAGCCCATGCACCAAAATCAGCACGCTGTTCACTATTCCCAAAACCATGAATGCGGTCCAACCTCTCACCTATCTGATATACCTCATCATGCTCATCATTCGTCAACCATATCGCAACACATGGCTTGCTTACAACATGTAGGGGGACGCTTACATGTATTG CCTTCGAACCCCGCCAAGTTTTGTGACGAATGCGGAACCCAGTACCTGAGAGAAACCTCCAAATTCTGCTCTGAATGCGGCGTCAAGCGGCTGGGCATCTAA